The genomic interval TTGGTTCAAAAGCTGAAATTCTAAGCCACATATCGTAATCCTCACATGCAGGCATTGATTCATCAAAGTATCCGTAGTCTTCAAAAACACTTTTTTCAATAATAACCGCTGAAGGACTTACAATGCACAAAGGAAGGCACTTTTCAAAAATATAACCACCGTATTTTTTATGCTTCTTCATTGGATTTACAAATTTGCCTCTTCTAATCCAAACCTCGTCTGTTTGTGAAACCCTGAAATGAGGGTTTTGCTTTATAAATTCTATGTGTTTTTTTAGTTTGTTTTTCTTCCATAAGTCATCTGAATCTAAAAGCGCGATATAATCCCCATTTGCTTCTTTAATCCCCCTATTCCTTGCGGCAGATACCCCGTTGTTTTCCTGATAGATATAGACTATGTCGGGAAAAGCTTTCTTTAAAATTTCACCTGTACCATCTTGAGAACCATCGTCAACAACAATAATCTCGTATGGGGATACGCTTTGTTCAACAACTGATTTTATAGCTTCTATTACGAAATTTTTTCTGTTAAAAGTTGGAATTACAACCGATACCCTCATTATTCCCATTCAACTGTTGCAGGTGGTTTTGAGGTTACATCGTAAACCACCCTGTTTATCCCTTTAACCTTGTTGATAATTCTTGAGGATACCTTCTTCAATAAATTGTACGGCATCTCATACCAGTCTGCAGTCATAAAGTCTTCTGTTTTAACAGCCCTTAAGGCTAAAACATACTCGTAAGTTCTGTAATCTCCCATAACCCCAACAGTTTTAACAGGGGTTAACACTGCAAAGGCCTGAGATATGTCGTTGTAAAGCCCAACTTTTCTCAACTCCTCAATAAAAATGTGGTCTGCTTCCTGTAAAATCCTTATCTTGTCCTCTGTTATCTCTCCAATAATTCTCACTGCAAGCCCAGGGCCGGGGAATGGGTGTCTTGATACAATCTCCTCAGGAAGCCCCAATATTCTCCCAATCTCCCTAACCTCGTCTTTAAACAAATCCCTTAACGGCTCAAGGAGTTTTAAATTCATCTTTTCAGGCAAACCACCAACATTGTGGTGGGTTTTTATTGTAACCGAGGTGCCACCGTGTGCTGAAGACTCTATAACATCAGGGTAAAGAGTACCCTGCGCAAGAAATTCAGCATCTTTAAACAAAGATGCCTCTTTTTCAAAAACCTCAACAAAGGTTTTACCTATTATCTTTCTCTTTTCCTCAGGGTCTATTACCCCCTTAAGCCTTTCCAAAAACATTTTAGATGCGTCAACCATTTTTAGATTAAAACCAAACCTTTCTTTAAAGGTTTTATAAACTATTTCACCTTCGTTTTTCCTCAACAAACCGTGGTCAACAAAAATGCAGTAAAGGTTATCCCCTATTGCCTTATGAATTAAAGCGGCTGCAACAGATGAATCCACTCCCCCGGATAAACCTAAAATTACCTTTTTATTTCCAACAATTTCTTTTATCTCTCTGACCTTTTCATCTATGAATGAACCCATTTGCCAGTCTGGTTTAATTTTCGCAATTTCAAAAAGGAAGTTTTTTAATATAATCTTTCCAGATTCAGTGTGGCTTACCTCAGGGTGAAATTGCACTGCATATAGTTTCTTTTTGTCATTGCCCATTGCTGCAATCTTTGTATCCTCAGTTGAGGCAATTATCTCAAATCCCTCAGGCACTTCCATAACCTTATCCCCGTGAGACATCCATACAACTGACGGGGATTTAACCCCTTTAAAAAGGGGGGAATCTGTTTTAAATTCAGCATCAGCCCTTCCATACTCCCTTGTGTCAGAGGGTTCAACCCTGCCACCTAAAAGGTGTGCCATTAACTGCATACCATAGCATATTCCAAGCACTGGGATACCTGCCTCAAAAATCCTCTTATCTATTGTCAAAGCATCTTTGTCGTAAACAGAGCGGGGGCCGCCTGAAAGAATAATTGCTGAAGGGTTTATTTCAACAATCTTTTCATAAAGTGTATTAACAGGGACAATTTCGCTGTAAATATGATTCTCCCTGATTCTCCTTAAAATCAATTTGGTATATTGCGAACCGTAATCAATTACTATAACGGCATTTTTTCTCATTTACTCCTCCAATTATATTTTCTCTTTCATTTTACCTTCAATGCAAAAAGGTTGCAAACTGCAAAGGTTACACTTTGCCTTTGAAACATCTGCATTACATATCCCCTGAATACCGGTGTGGCACAGGGAAAAATCGTACCTTATCGGGTCTTGCGGATTAAACTTTTTTAAAGAATTACTAATATCCAGCGCTGTTTTTAAAGATGAGTCTCTTCTATCTGTTAAACCAAGCCTTTTTGAAATCCTTAAAATATGGGTATCAAGGGGAATAATCAATTGGGAAGGTTTTATTTTATCTCTCCACAATCCGAAATCAACATTGTCTTTTCTTACCATCCACCTGAAAAAAAGGTTAAGCCTTTTGCAGGGGGATTTTTTTCTAATATCAGGAAGAAGATTGCTCTTTTTTATCAAATCTGGGTAGTCAGCAAATGAGTTTATTTCAAGAAAAATATTCTCTGCTGTTTGAATAATATTTTTTTCAGCCAGGTCTATAAGCCTTCCCTTTCTTTTCAAAACACTTGAGAGGGAATTTAAGAATTCAATAATTGAATTTTCGTCAACAAAACGATAGACAAAACCTCTAAAATCCTCTTTAATTCCTTTTTTATCGATGTTTTTAAGGTAATGGTATGGCTCAAAATTCATTGTTTTAAAGATTTTATCCAGTGTTTCAAGTATTTTTTTCACACTTCCAAAGGCAAAGCATGCGGAAATAAAGGCTGAAACCTCAATGTCTTTTTCATCTTTAAACTTGTGCGGGAATGAAACAGGGTCGTTTTTCACCTTTTCAATTGAATTCATCTCATTGTAAAGTTTATCTAAAACAACCTTAAATTCCTTATTCATAACATTCAAGATTATCCGATAAAAAACTTTGAAATAAAAGTTAAAAATTGATAAAGTGGAATTATGAAAATAAAGACATTTATTTTTAGCACTATAATTTTATTCCTTGTGGCATTAAACTTAATTTTGTTTAATGTTGTAAAAAGAGCAAGCAGTAATATACTAAAAAACTATTCTGTAAAAAAAATCAAAGTTGAAGACATATCTTTAAACATTCCTATTGGCTTCAAACAGTTAAAAATAAAAGAGAGTAATAACTGGAAGATTTACCCCTTTAAATCTGGAAAGACATTTTTTAGAGTTTCAGTGACACCAGGGAATGAGGAAAATTTAGTGAGAATTGTAAAGAATGCTTTAAAGATTAAAAGCCTTCCAAGAAAAGAGAAGTTTATTTTATCAAAACTTTGTTTTATAAAGAGAATGGATAATCCAGAGGGAAGTTTTTACTTTTTAAATCACAAAAACAAAAAAAATAGATATGTTTTTGTTTCCCATTTAAATGGGAAAGTCTATTATGTGGATTTTTTTGCTCCCTCAACAATTTTAAAGTATAAAGAGTTGTTTGATAAAACAATTCTTTCAATTGGAATAAATAAAGGGTCTCTATTTTCTGATAAACAAAAAACTGAAATTGAATTAAAAGGTATTTGTAAAAAAACATATTACATACTCTGTCAACCTGAAAAAATTCTAATATTTGGTATACCTTCAATTGTTGGGATTATTATCCTTTTTGTTTTAATGCTTACCATTTCAGGAATGGGGAAACTTCCTGAAAATTTCATGGATTTAGGGATTGTTCCTGTTTACTATGAAGAGAATGTTGACACTATTTTCAGGATTTTTACAAAAAGGCAATGGTTTTTAACCGCCTTTGTGGTTGATGCAAATGGAATTCACATATTTTACAGAAAAAAGGAAATGGTTTTTATAAGCAAGGATAGGGCAAAAGAAGAATTAAAAAATAATAAATCCTTTTTCGGTAATTACCTTGAGATAGAATTAAACAAAAAGGAATTAAAAAATCCACCAATTGACATTAAGTATGCTTTGATATATAACATCAACTTTCACTTCTATTTAAAAGACACTGATAGAGTATTATCTTTTATTAAATATTAAGAAATTACTCTTCTAAAGAAATCTTCCTTAACAAATCAATATTCGTAAGCATCATACCTGTTCCCATAACAACACAGGTTAAAGGGTCTTCGGCAAGGGACACAGGCAATCCTGTTTCTTCCCTTAATTTTTTGTCAAGGTTTCTTAAAAGTGCTCCCCCACCTGCAAGAACAATCCCTCTATCTACAATATCTGCAGCAAGGGCTGGTGGAGTTTTTTCAAGGGTTATTCTTATTGTTTCAACAATTTTATCAACAACAGGCTTTAAAGCTTCTCTTGCTTCTTCGTCAGTCAAAATAATGCTTTTCGGTAATCCAGAATCAAGGTCTCTTCCTTTAACCTCCATTTCAAGAGGTTTATCAAGCGGGTAGGCAGAGCCTATATTTATCTTAACCTCTTCTGCTGTCCTTTCCCCTAAAAGCAATCTGTACTTTTTCTTCACATAGTTTATTATTGCCTCATCCATTGCATTGCCCGCCTCTCTCAGAGATTTGCTGTACACAATGCCTGCAAGAGAGATAACTGCAACATCTGTTGTGCCTCCACCTATGTCAACAATCATATTTCCTACAGGCTCAACTATGGGAAGCCCAGCCCCAATTGCAGCAACCATTGCCTGTTCAACAAGGTAAACCTCGCTTGCTCCAGCTTTTAATGCGCTTTCTTTTACTGCCTTTCTTTCCACCTGAGTAATCTCTGAAGGAACTGAAATAATTATTCTTGGTCTTAAAAAAAAGTTTCTATTATGGGCTTTTTTAATAAAGTAATCTAACATTCTCTCTGCAATTTCAAAATCTGCTATAACCCCATCTTTCATAGGTCTTATAGCAACTATGTTTGCGGGAGTTTTTCCCAACATTTCCTTAGCATCTTTGCCTACTGCCTCAACCTTGTTGTTTCTCTTGTTAATTGCAACAATAGAAGGCTCTCTAACAACTATTCCCTTACTCTTAACATAAACAAGGGTGTTTGCAGTACCTAAATCTATAGCTAAGTCGTTTGAAAATAGAGTTAACCAGCTGGAAGGATTGAATATACTCATACCGTTCTCCAAATTTTTCTTTTTCATTTATTATCATAAGGTAAAACGCAGTCTATTTGCAACAATTATTTAAGATTTTTTCAAATTTGTATAACATTTTGTCTATTATTTATCAGTCAACGGTAATTACTGCATATTTTGTAATTTTTGTCTCATTTCCAGCTGCATCTCTGGCTATTATGTTGATGGCATTTTTCCCTTTTTGATACATTTTCTGGATAAAAGAGAATTTTCCATCTTTGCCAACTTCCACAAGATGATTGTTAATTATCAAAGTTGCTCCAGGTTCTGTTCTCCCTGAAACAATTACAACGGAACCAAAGACATTAATCTTTTCTATATTTACTTCAGGCGGGGTATTATCTATAAAATTATTGGTACTTCCTGAAATTACAGTAAATTTTATAATTTCAGAAAACTGTCCCCTCTCATTTACACTGTTTATAGCCGCAACTCTCCAGTAATATGTGCCAGGGTCAAGCATAGGTAAAATCAAAGTTGTACCGCTATATCCAAATTTTTCAACTATAACATTAGCAAACATATGGTCTTTAGAGAGCTGAAAATAATATCCCGTAACATTAAAAGAAGGAGCCCATTTAAATACAATATTAGTCCTTGTATTTCTATCTATTGTAGAAAGATTAATAGGCTCTTCAGCCCTTGGGGCAGGAGGAATTTTATACTTTGCAACTGTTTCAGTATCAATATTTATTCTACACATTAACCTTGTTGTTAAATCAAAAATCTGGTCTCCTCCATTTACCATAACTCTTACAGTTCCATCATAACAGAATACAGCAACCTCTTTCCCAGCATTTCTTAATTCAATTTCAGCTGAAGTATTCCCTTTAAATTTAACAATTGTACCCTTCACATTTATTGAAAAATCCTGGTCAAAATCCCTTAACCCCAGAGTTTCAACAGAAATTTTTCCTTTTAATAATTTTATGGATATTTCAAGGAGGTTTTGTTTTTTATTTTCATTTATTTTTTCAAAAACTATTGTAGAGTTGCTTTTTATAGTAAAAATAGAACCGTCAATAAAACCTATTTTACAGCCACTTTTTTCCCCACATTTAATTACATCTTTTTCCCGTATTTTAGTATCAATTTCAGCCTTTAAAAGGGTGTTTCCTCCTCCTAAAATATGTACATCCCCAACAAAATCAGCGATATGTGCTTCTGAAATATATGAGCTTTTCCTTTTTGTAACAATTTCTTTTGCAAATTTTTCTATTTCAGAAATCTCTTTTTCTGCTTTGCTTAATCTGTAAGTTAATATATCCTTGTAAACTTCATCTGCTTTATCCAGCATTTTAAAATAATCATTTCTACTGGAAGAAAAAGATATAAAGGGATATGCTTTTTGCATTAAGTTTAAAGAATTATAGAAATGTTTAATAACCTTTTTTTGCCTTGTTTTTTGAACAGTATAAACACTAATAATGGCAACAGGAATTAATACTAACAAAAAAAGGAAAGTATACTTTAAAAATTTCATAATTAATCCCCTCAATTTCTTATTTATTCTATTTTTAACTAAAATTAAAACATTTTCAAGCGATAAAAGGTTTTTTTATAAAAAGCAAATGAGAATTATTTAATAACTTTTCTTTTCTCTCCAATTTTAACTGTTATACTCTCTCCGTCTAAATGCTCCAGCAATGCCACAAGGTACCTTCTGGAGATATTGAAAACAGGCTTAATCTCCTGTAATGAAAATTCTGTTTTCTTTTTAGCAAAACTTCTAAATTTATTTAAAAATTCATTATAAAACCCTGTTGCAAGGTAAAAATCAGCATTTATTCTTACTATTTTATTCTCTTCAACTCCTCTTTTTAGCAAATCCTTCAACAGCGCTTTATCTTTAAACTCAGCAGAAAGCACATTCATCATTGGAGGGGTTAATCCCCCTTTTTCAAGTAAAGAAATAAGTTTGTCAAACTCTCTATTTTCATCAACAGATAATTTACTCTTAAAATCAGGGGTATGGATAACTTCTCCATTTTTAATTAACTTCTTTTTGGCTATCAAACTATCTAAAACATACTTTTCAGAATCTGAAAAATAGGCATATGGAATCCCCTGCTTTCTGGGGTTGTTTTCCTGAAACTCCCTCACCCTTTGAGTCAGCTTTTCAGTTAAAATAGAATAATAATCAAAAGAAAGAACTGCCTCAGCGTTTTTTAAAACAATTATCCTGCCGCTATTTTTCAATTTATTTATTAGATTTTTAAAGTGGTTTTCATTAATAAAAAGCCTTTCCCTTAACTCTTTTAAACCTACCATTCCCTCTTCTTTTACAATTGCCAGTAAAATTTTCTCAAAATCTTCTGAATCTTTTTCTTTTAAAAAGTCTACCCCTTTGTATCCCTTCCTCTTTCCTGGTTTATTATCCAGCACTACCCCACCCCCAACTGTAAAAAGTGGTGAAAAGTGCCTTAAAATAAATTTCTCTCCAGTATAACAGGCAATAGGTTCCTCAAACCTCAACTGGCAGTATGTCTCAAAGGGAACTTTTTTCTCTTTGCCATCTAAAAGCTTAACCCTTGCTATTGCGTCTTCAGTTCCTATACTTACCCTTACCCTTGTTAAATCTTTAAAACTTGAATACCCGCCAATGACTTTTATTTTCGCATCAATTATTTGAGTTGTAATGTCAATATTATCTTTAATTGCAATATTACCCCTTTTTATCTCTTCTTTTTTAAAGTCAGGAAGATTTAATGCTGCCCTCTTTTTGGCTGAAATAATTTCAGTTTTCTCTCCGTGGGTATTTATGTTCCTTATTTTTCCTGACTTTCTTAAAGGCAAAATAGTTATCTCATCATTAACCCTAAACTCTCCTGCCATTAAGGTGCCTGTTATAACCGTTCCGTAGCCTTTTATAATAAAACTCCTGTCAATATTAATAAAAGCAGGCCTTATACTATTAAAGTTTTCTATCTTTCTTGCAAAATTAAAAAGAAAGTTTTTAAATTCATCTATACCATCTCCCCTGACAGAACTAACTTTAAACAATCTTTCAATCTTTCTATCTGCCTTCTCAAACAATTCCTCTACCTCAAGTTGAACAAGGGAAAGCATATCCTCATCAACAAGGTCTATCTTTGTTATAACGGGGAAAATGTGCTCAATTCCAAGAAGATTTAATATATCAAAATGTTCTTTAGTCTGAGGCATAACAGATTCATCAGCAGCAATCACAAGTATAGCAAAATCAATCGAATGCACCCCTGCAAGCATATTTGTAACAAAGTCTTTGTGCCCAGGCACATCAATAAAACTAACTGATATATCTTCTGCATCCATATGGGCAAAACCAATATCAATTGTAATACCTCTTAGTTTTTCCTCTTTCCACCTATCTGCATCTATACCTGTTAGTTTATAAACAAGAGAGGTCTTACCGTGGTCAACGTGCCCTGCTGTACCAACAATTACCTGTTTTTTAGGCATCTTTTTCTTCTATCTCCTCAGTTACAACCTTATGTTCTATAGATTTTCTGTGCCTTAATTTACAGTAATTATCAATCTTTTTGCCATTCAATTTTATTACAACTGCCGGGTGGCCTACAGCAGTAGCATTTGAAGGGATAGAATCAAGGACAACAGAATCTGCACCAATTTTTGTATTTTCCCCTATTTCTACAGGTCCTAAAATTTTTGCCCCTGCTCCAACAAAAACATTATTTTTAAGGGTGGGATGCCTTTTTTTACCTTTTTCGTTTCCCCTGCCTCCCAAAGTAACCTGATGAAAGAGGACACAATAATCGCCTATTTCAGCCGTTTCGCCTATAACAGTACCCATTCCATGATCAATAAAGACACCTTTACCTATTTTTGCACCTGGGTGAATCTCAATTCCTGTTAAAAACCTATTTATGTGGGATAGAAGCCTTGGCAAAACAGGAATTTTTAACTTCCACAAAAAGTGAATAAATCTATGAAATGTAATTGCATGTAACCCTGGATAGGTCAACAAAACTTCCAGAATATTAGTTGCTGCAGGGTCATTTTTAAAAACAGCTTTTACATCTTCTTTAAAGGTGTGAAAAAACGAAAGCATTTTTATTTAAGCGTCTGTAAAACCTGTTTTGCACAGGCCTTAAATGTCTCAAAAACTCCCAACCCTTGAATGGCAACCGCCTCAAAGTAAGGTTCACCTTTGTATCTTAATTCCTTAACCAGTTCTTCAACAGGAACAACATTAGGCAAATCCCTTTTATTTAACTGCAAAACATAGGGTATGGTATCAAGACTTAAATTATTCTCTATTAAATTTTCCTGTAAATTTTCCAGAGACTCAATATTTGCCTCAAATCTCTCCTCCTGGGAATCTGCAACAAAAATTACCCCATCAGCCCCTTTTAGAATAAGTTTTCTTGAAGCATTGTAAAATACCTGTCCTGGAACTGTATATAATTGGAATTTTACCTTAAAACCATGGATAGTACCTATATCAATCGGAAGAAAGTCAAAGTAAAGGGTTCTGTCTGTTTCTGTTGCAAGGGATATCATTTTCCCTTTTCTTTCTTCCGCAGTTTTTGTATATATATATTGCAGGTTAGTGGTTTTGCCACATAACCCTGGCCCATAGTATACAATTTTACAATTTATCTCTTTTGCCGCATGATTTATAAAAGCCATAATTAGATATCACCAAAAAGTTTATCAATATCCTCTTCAGTTATTTCAGCAAATGGCGATTCATACTTTTCTTCATCGCCAGCCTGTTTTTTAACCTTTTCTTCAATCATATCAAAAATCTTTTCAAGCTCCTGAGAAGCCTTTTTCACCCTTAACCTTACAAGGCCAAGTGTGGCCTTATTGTCAAAAATAACAACTAAAATTCCTCTCTTCCCTACAATTGAAATGTGCAGATTGTCCCTTTCACCTTCATGAAACAGCAAAGAAAATTCTTTCTCTCCTATAAGTTTAGCAAGCCCATCTGTCGCTGCAACATTGCCTGCTGTAAGAGAAGCAAGAGAGGTAGCATCAATATTTCCAAGCTCTCCTGCACCTGCTATCTGCTGACCATTTTTATCCACGAGAAAAACAATTTTGGAACCACTCTCCTCTTTTAATCTCTCAAGAATCTCTTTTAATTTTTTGTATTCTTCTTCATACATTACAAAATCTGGTAACGCCATATGCCATCCCCTTTTTCTAACTGTTGATTATTATAATACAATTCACAACAAAAAAAAACACTTTTTATTTCCCTCTATCCGCAATCCTTTGCAAAAAAGCAAACAGATAAGTAATATACACCGTTTCAGGCAAAGTGCCTTTTCTTGACAAACTTAGCACCTTGTAAATTAAAATTAAAGCTCTTTCAATTCCTTCTTTTTTGTAAATCCCTGCAAGAGACAAAAGCTTTCTTTGATAGTACGAAAGATTTGATGGCTTTTCTTCAAATGCAAGTGTATAAGACTTTTTAAATGTTGACTCTAAAAACCCAGATATTGAAGCGAAGGAAGTACCTCCTTCAATTAAAGCAGTTCCAACCCTTAAAGCTTTTTGCAGGTTTTTCTCTATCAAAGCATCCTGAATATCAAAAAAGGTATATTCTTTCGCCGGGAATAATACTTCTTTTATATCATT from Thermotomaculum hydrothermale carries:
- a CDS encoding glycosyltransferase family 2 protein — encoded protein: MRVSVVIPTFNRKNFVIEAIKSVVEQSVSPYEIIVVDDGSQDGTGEILKKAFPDIVYIYQENNGVSAARNRGIKEANGDYIALLDSDDLWKKNKLKKHIEFIKQNPHFRVSQTDEVWIRRGKFVNPMKKHKKYGGYIFEKCLPLCIVSPSAVIIEKSVFEDYGYFDESMPACEDYDMWLRISAFEPIGLLEEKLIIKRGGHEDQLSKSFIGMDRFRVYALEKIINNPNLKGDYRKLAIEELIKKCEILVKGYSKHSKSDVAQYYRDLMEKYKKL
- the guaA gene encoding glutamine-hydrolyzing GMP synthase, with product MRKNAVIVIDYGSQYTKLILRRIRENHIYSEIVPVNTLYEKIVEINPSAIILSGGPRSVYDKDALTIDKRIFEAGIPVLGICYGMQLMAHLLGGRVEPSDTREYGRADAEFKTDSPLFKGVKSPSVVWMSHGDKVMEVPEGFEIIASTEDTKIAAMGNDKKKLYAVQFHPEVSHTESGKIILKNFLFEIAKIKPDWQMGSFIDEKVREIKEIVGNKKVILGLSGGVDSSVAAALIHKAIGDNLYCIFVDHGLLRKNEGEIVYKTFKERFGFNLKMVDASKMFLERLKGVIDPEEKRKIIGKTFVEVFEKEASLFKDAEFLAQGTLYPDVIESSAHGGTSVTIKTHHNVGGLPEKMNLKLLEPLRDLFKDEVREIGRILGLPEEIVSRHPFPGPGLAVRIIGEITEDKIRILQEADHIFIEELRKVGLYNDISQAFAVLTPVKTVGVMGDYRTYEYVLALRAVKTEDFMTADWYEMPYNLLKKVSSRIINKVKGINRVVYDVTSKPPATVEWE
- a CDS encoding TIGR02757 family protein → MNKEFKVVLDKLYNEMNSIEKVKNDPVSFPHKFKDEKDIEVSAFISACFAFGSVKKILETLDKIFKTMNFEPYHYLKNIDKKGIKEDFRGFVYRFVDENSIIEFLNSLSSVLKRKGRLIDLAEKNIIQTAENIFLEINSFADYPDLIKKSNLLPDIRKKSPCKRLNLFFRWMVRKDNVDFGLWRDKIKPSQLIIPLDTHILRISKRLGLTDRRDSSLKTALDISNSLKKFNPQDPIRYDFSLCHTGIQGICNADVSKAKCNLCSLQPFCIEGKMKEKI
- a CDS encoding rod shape-determining protein; the encoded protein is MKKKNLENGMSIFNPSSWLTLFSNDLAIDLGTANTLVYVKSKGIVVREPSIVAINKRNNKVEAVGKDAKEMLGKTPANIVAIRPMKDGVIADFEIAERMLDYFIKKAHNRNFFLRPRIIISVPSEITQVERKAVKESALKAGASEVYLVEQAMVAAIGAGLPIVEPVGNMIVDIGGGTTDVAVISLAGIVYSKSLREAGNAMDEAIINYVKKKYRLLLGERTAEEVKINIGSAYPLDKPLEMEVKGRDLDSGLPKSIILTDEEAREALKPVVDKIVETIRITLEKTPPALAADIVDRGIVLAGGGALLRNLDKKLREETGLPVSLAEDPLTCVVMGTGMMLTNIDLLRKISLEE
- a CDS encoding FecR domain-containing protein, with the protein product MKFLKYTFLFLLVLIPVAIISVYTVQKTRQKKVIKHFYNSLNLMQKAYPFISFSSSRNDYFKMLDKADEVYKDILTYRLSKAEKEISEIEKFAKEIVTKRKSSYISEAHIADFVGDVHILGGGNTLLKAEIDTKIREKDVIKCGEKSGCKIGFIDGSIFTIKSNSTIVFEKINENKKQNLLEISIKLLKGKISVETLGLRDFDQDFSINVKGTIVKFKGNTSAEIELRNAGKEVAVFCYDGTVRVMVNGGDQIFDLTTRLMCRINIDTETVAKYKIPPAPRAEEPINLSTIDRNTRTNIVFKWAPSFNVTGYYFQLSKDHMFANVIVEKFGYSGTTLILPMLDPGTYYWRVAAINSVNERGQFSEIIKFTVISGSTNNFIDNTPPEVNIEKINVFGSVVIVSGRTEPGATLIINNHLVEVGKDGKFSFIQKMYQKGKNAINIIARDAAGNETKITKYAVITVD
- the selB gene encoding selenocysteine-specific translation elongation factor; translated protein: MPKKQVIVGTAGHVDHGKTSLVYKLTGIDADRWKEEKLRGITIDIGFAHMDAEDISVSFIDVPGHKDFVTNMLAGVHSIDFAILVIAADESVMPQTKEHFDILNLLGIEHIFPVITKIDLVDEDMLSLVQLEVEELFEKADRKIERLFKVSSVRGDGIDEFKNFLFNFARKIENFNSIRPAFINIDRSFIIKGYGTVITGTLMAGEFRVNDEITILPLRKSGKIRNINTHGEKTEIISAKKRAALNLPDFKKEEIKRGNIAIKDNIDITTQIIDAKIKVIGGYSSFKDLTRVRVSIGTEDAIARVKLLDGKEKKVPFETYCQLRFEEPIACYTGEKFILRHFSPLFTVGGGVVLDNKPGKRKGYKGVDFLKEKDSEDFEKILLAIVKEEGMVGLKELRERLFINENHFKNLINKLKNSGRIIVLKNAEAVLSFDYYSILTEKLTQRVREFQENNPRKQGIPYAYFSDSEKYVLDSLIAKKKLIKNGEVIHTPDFKSKLSVDENREFDKLISLLEKGGLTPPMMNVLSAEFKDKALLKDLLKRGVEENKIVRINADFYLATGFYNEFLNKFRSFAKKKTEFSLQEIKPVFNISRRYLVALLEHLDGESITVKIGEKRKVIK
- the epsC gene encoding serine O-acetyltransferase EpsC yields the protein MLSFFHTFKEDVKAVFKNDPAATNILEVLLTYPGLHAITFHRFIHFLWKLKIPVLPRLLSHINRFLTGIEIHPGAKIGKGVFIDHGMGTVIGETAEIGDYCVLFHQVTLGGRGNEKGKKRHPTLKNNVFVGAGAKILGPVEIGENTKIGADSVVLDSIPSNATAVGHPAVVIKLNGKKIDNYCKLRHRKSIEHKVVTEEIEEKDA
- a CDS encoding GTP-binding protein, whose translation is MAFINHAAKEINCKIVYYGPGLCGKTTNLQYIYTKTAEERKGKMISLATETDRTLYFDFLPIDIGTIHGFKVKFQLYTVPGQVFYNASRKLILKGADGVIFVADSQEERFEANIESLENLQENLIENNLSLDTIPYVLQLNKRDLPNVVPVEELVKELRYKGEPYFEAVAIQGLGVFETFKACAKQVLQTLK
- a CDS encoding roadblock/LC7 domain-containing protein, whose translation is MALPDFVMYEEEYKKLKEILERLKEESGSKIVFLVDKNGQQIAGAGELGNIDATSLASLTAGNVAATDGLAKLIGEKEFSLLFHEGERDNLHISIVGKRGILVVIFDNKATLGLVRLRVKKASQELEKIFDMIEEKVKKQAGDEEKYESPFAEITEEDIDKLFGDI